Proteins from one Dromiciops gliroides isolate mDroGli1 chromosome 6, mDroGli1.pri, whole genome shotgun sequence genomic window:
- the PPP1R3B gene encoding LOW QUALITY PROTEIN: protein phosphatase 1 regulatory subunit 3B (The sequence of the model RefSeq protein was modified relative to this genomic sequence to represent the inferred CDS: inserted 2 bases in 2 codons; deleted 2 bases in 1 codon; substituted 1 base at 1 genomic stop codon), whose translation MAVDIEYRYDCMAPPLRRDRFACKLLPKASQPLRPCISXSSRSEADSLATPLAQNKKAKKRVSFADTRGLALTMVKVYSEFDDPLDIPFDISELLENIASLTTAECESFVLDFEQPSTDYLRFRXRLQADHVCLENCVLKDKALSGTVKVQNLAFEKSVKIRMTFDTWKSFTDFECQYVKDTYAGADRDTFSFSISLPXKIQSYERMEFAVCYECNGQTFWDSNQGRNYRIIQAELRGMQGGGPPQNGSDLGISFDHFGSPRCSYGLYPEWPSYLGYEKLGPYY comes from the exons ATGGCGGTGGATATTGAGTATAGATACGACTGCATGGCTCCCCCTTTGCGCCGGGACAGGTTTGCCTGCAAACTCCTGCCCAAGGCCAGCCAGCCCCTGCGGCCTTGCATCAGCTGAAGCAGCCGGAGCGAGGCGGACAGCCTCGCGACCCCCCTCGCACAGAACAAGAAGGCCAAAAAGCGCGTGTCCTTTGCCGATACCCGCGGGCTGGCCTTGACAATGGTCAAGGTGTACTCGGAGTTCGATGACCCCTTGGACATCCCGTTCGACATCAGCGAGCTTCTGGAGAACATTGCGAGCCTGACCACAGCCGAGTGCGAGAGCTTCGTGCTGGACTTTGAGCAGCCGTCCACCGACTACTTGCGCTTCC AGCGGCTGCAGGCCGACCACGTCTGCCTGGAGAACTGCGTGCTGAAGGACAAGGCCCTCTCGGGA ACGGTGAAAGTGCAAAACCTGGCCTTCGAGAAGTCCGTGAAGATCCGCATGACCTTCGACACCTGGAAGAGCTTCACGGACTTTGAGTGCCAGTACGTGAAGGACACGTACGCAGGCGCGGACAGGGAcaccttctccttctccatcaGCCTTC AGAAGATCCAGTCTTACGAGAGGATGGAGTTTGCTGTGTGCTACGAATGTAACGGGCAGACATTCTGGGACAGCAACCAGGGCAGGAACTATCGGATCATCCAGGCAGAACTGCGGGGCATGCAGGGCGGGGGCCCGCCCCAGAACGGCTCCGACTTGGGGATCTCCTTCGATCACTTTGGGAGTCCTCGGTGCTCCTACGGCCTGTACCCAGAATGGCCGAGTTACCTGGGCTATGAGAAGCTGGGCCCTTACTATTAG